From the Glutamicibacter halophytocola genome, the window CAACCGGTCTTTTGATCAATGGCGAATGGCGCGATGCCTCGGATGGCGGCACCTTCGACGTGCTGGATCCAGCCACCGGAGAAAAGCTGCTGACCCTTGCCAGCGCCACGAGCGAAGATGCCATGGCCGCTTTGGATGCAGCGGATGCCGTGCAGGCCGAATGGGCCTTGACCGCACCACGCGAACGGGCTGAGATTCTGCGCCGCGCCTTCGATCTGGTCACCGAGCGCAAGGATGACTTCGCCCTGCTGATGAGCCTGGAAATGGGCAAGCCACTGGCCGAGGCCTACGGCGAAGTGACCTACGGTGCCGAATTCCTGCGCTGGTTCTCCGAAGAAACCGTGCGCCACTACGGCCGCTACGTGACCACCCCCGAGGGCAAGAACAAGGTTCTGGTCCACCACAAGCCGGTGGGCCCATGCCTGCTGATCACCCCGTGGAACTTCCCATTGGCCATGGCTACCCGCAAGGTCGGCCCAGCAGTTGCTGCAGGTTGCACCATGGTGCTCAAGCCAGCCAAGCTGACCCCGCTGACTTCCCAGCTGTTCGCTGCCACGATGATGGAAGCTGGCCTTCCGGCAGGCGTGCTGAACGTTGTTTCCGGAGCCTCGGCTTCGAAGATCTCCGGCCCATTGATGCAGGACGACCGCCTGCGCAAGGTCTCCTTCACCGGTTCGACCCCAGTGGGCAAGCAGCTGATGAAGGACGCCGCCGACAAGGTGCTGCGCACCTCGATGGAACTGGGCGGCAACGCGCCGTTCATCGTCTTCGAAGATGCCGACCTGGATGCCGCAGTCGAGGGCGCCATGGCTGCCAAGATGCGCAACATGGGCGAAGCCTGCACCGCAGCCAACCGCTTCCTGGTCCACGCTGATGTTGCCGAAGAGTTCACCGCAAAGTTCGCCGAAGCGATGAAGGCACTGAAGCCAGGCCGTGGCACCGAAGAAGGCACCACCGTGGGACCACTGGTGGAGGAAAAGGCTCGCGACGAAGTTCACGCACTGGTCGAGGCCGCAGTCAGCGCTGGCGCAACTGCTGTTACCGGTGGCGCACCGGTCGAGGGCCCAGGCTACTTCTACCAGCCAACCGTTCTGGCCAACGTAGCCAACGACGCGAAGATCCTGACCCAGGAGATCTTCGGCCCGGTTGCTCCGGTGACCACGTTCACTTCCGAGGAAGAGGCCATCAAGCTGGCCAACTCCACCGAGTACGGTCTGGCCTCCTACATCTACTCGCAGGACTTCAACCGCATGTTCCGCGTTTCGGAGCAGATCGAATTCGGCCTGGTTGGCTTCAACGCCGGCGTTATCTCCAACGCAGCAGCACCATTCGGCGGCGTGAAGCAGTCCGGTTTGGGCCGCGAAGGCGGCGCTGAAGGTTTGGGCGAATACACCACCGTGCAGTACATCGGCATCGCCGATCCATACGCTGCAAAGAAGTAGATCTAAGCATCCAACGATGGGTCGCAGATAATTGATGCCCGGCCAAGTGGCCGGGCATCAACTGTCTGCAGGCTATTTTTTGGCACCATCTGCCGTGGCTCTTTTTCCTGGCGTTGAACGCAACGAGCGCGGGAAAAGGAAACTGAGGATCCGGCGTCCTGCGGGCAGTTCCCCGCGAAGCTGGCTTTGAACCTCGTGCAATGCGTCCAACAATTCAGGCGCATCACCTGCAGGTACATGCCGACCTGCGTAGAAGCTCTGCTCAATAGCGGCCTGGAGCAATTGCAGCGGCTTGGCGAGCCGCGGGTGGTCATCGGCCAGGCGCACGAGATAGTCGCCCACTGATTCATGGACGCCTGCTTCAACTCCAGCATCCATTCCAACACTGAGCAGTTCGGCCCACAATGCTTGTGCCGCATCAGGGGCGCCGGAACGGACCAGGTCCAGGCGCTTTTGCCGGGTGCGTTGCCGGAGCCAAGGACCAACGCATAATCCGGCGGCCGCCAACAAGATAGCCAAGGGCGCCAACCAGATGGCGGTACTGCCATCACGTGCAGAAGAACCCGTCGTCGCCTGAGGCGTTGGATCGGGAGACTCGGAACGAGGCGGAGTGCTGCGCGACGTGGGGACCTCAGGCGCCGTACTCTCTTGAGGCGCTGCGGTACTGGTTGGTCCCGGCGCATAGGTTGGCGTGTAGCCTCGGCCCGGAGTCGGTTCGAAAGGCACCCAGCCCAGCCCGTCAAGATACAACTCTGGCCAGGCATGTGCCTGCTGCCCGCTGACCTCATAGCCCTTGAGCTCGGTGCCCGGCTCCAGCAAGCTGGCGAGCGAGGTTGCAGCATCAGAATTATCAACCGTGATGGTTTCGCCGGTGGCCACGCCAGGGGCGTAGCCCACGGCAATTCGCGAAGGGATCCCCGCCTCACGCGCCAGCAGAGCCATGGCCGAGGCGAAGTGCACGCAATACCCCTGGCGGCGGTTCAGGAAAGCTTTGACTACCTCGGCGTTGGCACCGTCGTAGCCTTCTCGCAAAGGAGTGCGCTCGGAGTAAACGAAGTTCCCGGAGCGGAAGAAATCCTGGAGGGCCACAGCCTTTTCCAAATTGGTCCTCGGCGTGCTTCCCTGGTCGTAGGCTTCCTCCAAAGCCTGTTCGAGCATTGGCTGCAGGGCGTTGTCCGAGTTCTGGGGGAGCTGCGTGTAGTCCGACGATATGAAATCGTTCGTGCCAATGCGCCGCTGATCGAGGTACTCAACCATCTCCGGGGTGATATTCAAGGGCGCATAGGCAACGGTAATGTCGCCGGTCGCGCCAAGCGCATCACCGCTGAGCCGGGCTACCGAGGTTTCAAGGGTCCATTGCCAATCTCCCTGGATACCACTGACCAGATTACTGCGGTCGGGCAACGGCAATAGCGGATTCCTATTGCCCCTCGGCCAAGTCATCTGCACAATTTCCTCGGAGCTGGATAATAGCGAAAAATTATTGTTGACAGCCACGTCGCCCGAATAGTCGGTATGGAACAGGTCCTCGGTCGGTTCCCAGCGTTCATTGGTCAGTTCCATGATGACCTGGGTGCGCAAATAAGGCGCCTTCGAGGCGCTGGTGTAATAGGTCAAGAACGGATCTGACCCATTCGAGCGGAGATCCCGTCCGAGATTGATCAGCGGGTCAACATTGTTGGCCAGCAGGTCCCCGGACGGGCGTTGCCCCTCGGGGAACATGCCGGTGCGGAACCCCGGCATCCACAGGCTCGCGGCAATCAACGATCCAACGCAGGCCAGGGCGGTGATGCCAAAGACTCCCAAGGTCTTTGGCTCGAGGAGCTTGCGCCTGCCCGGGCGAGGCGAAGCCTTGGCGAAGGCGTGGGGCACCAGGGCAGCGTACGCCAATATCCCTAGGACCATAAGTGACAGGTAGCCAATCCCGGCACCTTGCTGCTTGAACAGCGAAGCAACAATCGGGGCGAAAGACAGCGGGATGATCACCAGCAGGGCAGTGCGGCGGAAACTGGCCAGAAGTTCCACCGCAAGGCTCACGCCCAGTGACAGGACCAAAATGCCGAAGTCCACATGGATGGAGCTGGCTACCGGCGGGACTTGCGTGGCCAATTGGAGTCCTGCTTCGGACAGCGAAGAGCGGAACCATTGCAAGGCAGGAAATCCATAGGAATTTGCGGTCATGACGTCGTGGCGCATGATGGCAGCGACGGCGATGAGGACTGCGGCCGGGATCGCCAGCCAGCGAACGACGCGTACGCTCCGGATCGCCCCGCAAGCCAGGTGCAGGGCAATGTTCGGCAGGACGAGGTAGGGGAACCACGAGGTGCCCTCAACGACACCGGTGAGCGATGCCATTCCGGCCAAGACGGCTAAAGCCAGGCACAATGAAGCCAAGATGCGGGGGAGCAAATTCTCAACTGGCGGAGCTTGCTCCAGCGTGAGGCTCTTTTGTTCTTCTGTCTCGCGAGGCGATGGGGCGCCGGCTAGCTGGGAGGTCATTATCCGCCCCACATCCCAGCTGCGCCCATGGTTCCTGGGAGCAGGTGAACTTTCCACCCGGTGCCGGCGAGCTCTTGTTGCACCGAATCGTACCTTTCCGGATGCGCCACGAGAATAAAAACTTCGGCAAGGCGTACCGTGCGGGCCAGAGTGGCAAGCCATCGAGCCTGGGCAACGGTGAGCTCGCCAAAAATCATGATGACTGGTTCGTCCCGGAATCCCAGCAGCTCCTTGTGCAATCCGTCGCCGAATAGCTCTGAGGCGTCGGTATCGGGGCCGCTGGCGTCGAGGGCCAATTCGGCGGTGGCAGCATGGAATGAATCAAAGTCTGAGTCAGCTGCGGCATCCGATGTTGCTTGCCGATGCTGGCTGGTCAGCGGCGCTCCACTGAGATCGCGGAAAGACAGCTGGTAGCCACCGGTCGAATAGCGCAGTCCGATGCCGCTGGCCAGCGACAAGGCCGTTTCAAAACGGCGGCTACTTGGCAAGTCTTCGTTCGACCCGCCGGGGATGGACAGCCGAAGATCCACCCCGCTGTGGCACCAATGCTCAAATTTTGTGTCCAGGATCAGGAGCGCTTGAGCGGTGGCGACATGGTTCTCCTGCCGAACCATGAGCTTGCCTTGCCGGGCGCTGGCCTTCCAATGGACCTGCCGGATCGAATCACCTTGCTGGTAGTCGCGAATGGCAACGTCATAGTAATCGGCGGTGGTGCTGCGCGAATGCCGCGCATCACCGGTGAGCATCTGCTCTCCAAGGGAAGCCAAGCGGTGCAGATCCATGAGTTCCGCGCGGACCGGGACCTCCAGGGTGTCGCCGGTGTTGACCATTCCCCGGACCAATCCCAACGTGTCAGAAACGATTTGCTGTGCCGGGCCCAGCTGATGGATGCCGCGCCTGCCAAAGATCAATTCATATTCCAGTTCGCCAGGGGTGTCGAGCATCGGGCCGCGCCCGAAACCTTCTGGAAGCTGTTCCTGGATGGTTGCCGGTTCCAGGCAATGCAATTGCACTTTGCATACTTCGCCAGCACTGGGAACCGTGGATAGCAGCTGTCGCTGGATTCGCGTGCGCCCTCGCAGGCCCAGTGCGAGGGCCCAGCTAATGCCGGCCAGCACAACGAGGCTGATGCCCAATGCCATCAATTCATGGCGGCCGAACATGAAGGCGAGGAATACCAGGAAGATTCCTGCGCCGAGCACGCACCATCCGCGCACGGTGAACAGGTCCAGCCGCAACCGGCGCAGAATTGCAGGTGTCGAATTTTCTGAACGAACCCACGACAAAGCATTGCGGGAGTCGAAACGAGGTATCTTCTCCATGCGATGCCAACTAGCTGACTGGGGTGCTGGAGAGCAGTTCTTGAATGAGGTCCTGGACTTCCACCCCATCAGCGATAGCGCGTCGAGTAAGAATCAGCCGGTGGTTCAGCACCATTTGCGCCACGCTTCGCACGTCTTCCGGGAGCACGTGGTCGCGGCCGTTAACGGCGGCATGTGCCTTGGCGGCTCGAACCCATTGGATCAGGGCACGCGGTGAAGCCCCGAGCTCAACCTGTGGATGATTTCGCGATGCTCGGCCCAAATCCACGACATAGGAGCTTAATCTTGCGGTGACAGTGATGGAGCTGACCTGTTCGATCATTTGCCGCAGGTCTGCAAGCTGCAACACCGAGGCCAGGGTTTCCAGCGGCTCATGATGGTGATGTCCGGCAATCATGGATATTTCGGCTTCGCGTTGCGGATAGCCCAAAGAGATCCGCCCCATGAAGCGATCGCGTTGCGCCTCGGGCAGCGCGAAGGTTCCTTCAGAATCCACGGGGTTCTGGGTGGCAATAACCATAAAAGGCTGTTCCAGGCTGTGGGTGATGGAATCTACGGTGACCTGGGATTCCTCCATGCATTCAAGCAACGCGGATTGCGTTTTGGCATTGGCGCGGTTGATCTCATCGGCAATGACGATATTGGCGAAAATCGGGCCGGGGTGAAAAGTGAACTCGTGAGTCTGCGGCGAATATACGGAAACGCCGGTGACATCACTGGGCAGCAGGTCCGGGGTGAACTGGATGCGATGCACAGATCCATTCACGCTTTTGGCCAGCGACTTGGCCAGCATGGTCTTGCCAACGCCTGGAACGTCTTCCAGCAACAAATGTCCTTGCGCCAGCAGTACCGTGAGCGCGCTGATGATGGCCTCGGGTTTTCCGTTGATCACGCTCTGCACGGCGTCGAAAATTCGTTGGCAATTCGTTTGGAACGTTGAATCCAGCGATGGCATCGTCGGGTTCGCACTCATTCGAAGTTCCTCCTGCGCAATGGGTCAGCCGCGAGACACTTCGCATCCTGAGACATTCAATAGACTCTTGCTCACCATCATATGGGCATCTTTTGTCCAACAACAGAGGCTAATCTGGCCCGGGGTGCAGGGCGGTTGGGGTTAAAGTACCGGGTGATGACACAATAAAATGAGCAATGGGCTGTAGTAATTAAGTGCAAAGGATCAGCGTGTCAAAGAAGAAGTCGGACACCGACGTTAACCGGGTACCGGAGGCCTACCGCCCCAGCGAGGCTGAGGAATCTGCAGGGCCAGAAGGCCGCGCGCGCAAGACTCGCAATGAACAGGGCGGCAGCAAGCGAAACTTGCACTATCCCGAAGCGCCTGAAGCCCTTCCAATCGCGGTGGTCGACAACCATACCCATTTGGACTTTCTTGACGGCACGGTTAATGTTTCTGCGCGCGATGCCTTGGCAGCTGCTGAAGCAGTCGGAGTAAAAGGGCTGATCCAGGTGGGCTGTGATGTGCCGTCCTCCGAATATGCGGTGCAGGTTGCCAATGAATACGCCAGCATCCTGGCCGCTGTGGCTATCCACCCGAATGACGCCGCGCGGCTAGCCGAGGCCGGGGAACTCGAAAGCGCCCTTGAGCGCATTGAAGAGCTGGCTTCAGACCCTCGCGTGCGAGCGCTGGGGGAGACCGGGCTTGATTACTTCCGCACGGGTGAAGACGGCCGGGGTGCCCAGGAGCAGTCATTCCGCGAACATCTGCGCATTGCTGCTGGGCTGGGCAAGGCTGTCCAGATCCATGATCGTGATGCGCATGATGACGTTGTGCGTATTCTCAAGAGCTCCCAGCTGCCACCTAAAGTCGTGTTCCATTGCTTCTCCGGGGATGAGCGATTGGCAAAGATCTGCAATGACAATGGCTGGTACATGTCATTCTCGGGAACGGTCACGTTTAAGAACTCCCACGATTTGCGAGCTGCCTTGAATCTGGCCGATCCGCAGTTGCTGCTGGTGGAGACCGATGCTCCGTTCTTGACCCCTCATCCATTCCGCGGACGCCCCAATGCCAGTTACATGATTCCCTATACGACTAGGTTCATGGCGGAAACCAAAGGTGTTGAGCTCGCTGAATTCTGTGCCCGAATCGATGCGAATACCCGCGAAGTGTACGGAGAATTTTAGACTCGCAGGCTGTGCCTCTCGTTACAGGACACTTGCCATGAATATAACAATTCGGTTACGGTGGATGAGATGTTTGAGGTCCTTCCTGCCCTTTGCGGGCCAGCGACGGGACTCGGCAGCCTGATCCTCGCACCTCGCTGCGTCCGGGAAAGACGGCATAAGTCAGATTGATAAGCAGGCAGCGGGTGCTGCTGGGCTCAACATGAATTCCTGGAATAGGTTTCAGGGTTTGAGCCAATAAACGATGAGGATCTCACTACTGTGACTCACTTGCTCAAGAAAAGCTGGGTTAAATACCTGGCTCAGGCGCTCGCCGTGGCCGTGGTTATCGCCGGTGCCGTGTTCTATGTTGCTGGCCAGAAGTCGGTAGTGATCTCCGTCGATGGAGAAGCCCAGGAAGTCACCACCCGCGCTGCCACCGTCAGCGCGCTGCTGGATCAGCAGGAAATCTCGCTGGACGAGCGCGATGAGATCTCCGCTTCCCTGGATTCGAACCTTTCGGATGACCAGAAGATCGATATCAAGCGCAACAAGTCTGTTGAGGTGACGGTTGACGGCGCCGAGCGCGTGGTCCACACCACCGGCATGACCGTGGCAGATGTTGTCAATCAGCTGGACCTTGAAAAAGGCTCCGAGGTGTCCCTCGATGAGGATATGCAGTTGAGCGCTTTGAGCGACGAGCTTGAAGTAATCACGCCCAAGGACCTCACCTTGATTGTGGACGACAAGAAAAAGACCGTCGCCACCACCGCATCGACCGTCAAGGAACTGCTCGCCGAGCAGAACGTCAAAGTTGATGACAATGATGAAATCAACGTCAAGGTTGACGACGAAACCGACAAGAACGTCAAGGACAGCACCGGTATCAAGGCCGGCGTAGAAGTTGAAGTTATCGAGGTCAACGTCAAGACCTGGGACGAAACCCGCGACATCGACTTCGATGTCGAGAAGGTCAACGACAAGTCCCTGGACAAGGGCGAAACTAAGGTCAAGACCGAGGGCAAGAAGGGCGAACGCGAACTCACCCTGCGCCAGGAAACCCGCAACGGCGAGAAGGGCGAGGAAGAAGTCCTCAAGTCCAAGGTCACCAAGCAACCAGTCGCAGAAGTTATCCGCGTGGGCACCAAGGAAGAGAAGAAGGAAGAATCCTCTTCGAAGCCTTCGACCAGCACCGGCAACATCTCCGCAACCTGGAAGGCACTGGCAAAGTGCGAATCCGGTGGCAACTGGTCGATCAACTCCGGTAACGGCTACTACGGCGGACTGCAGTTCTCTGCCTCCTCCTGGCGAGCAGTCGGCGGCACCAAGTACGCGCCATTGCCACACCAGGCCAGCCCGCAAGAACAGATCGCCGCAGCCGAGGTGCTGCGAGCCTCCGGTGGCTGGGGCCACTGGCCGGCCTGCTCGTCCAAGCTGGGCCTGCGCTAAAAACCGAAGATCTATAACCACGCGACGCGTCCACCATCACGGTGGACGCGTCGCGTTGTTATGTTTGGATCAATCTGGCTGAACTAGAATTGGATTTGTGATGTCTAAGGAATCTTTGCCGCTGCTTGGGGCCACCGAAATCCGTCGTCTGGCCGAAGAGCTGGGAATCCGCCCTACCAAGACGTTGGGGCAGAACTTTGTGATTGATGGGAACACCATCCGCCGCATTGTCGCCGCCGCCAATGTCGACCCCGCCGAGACTGTGCTGGAGGTTGGCCCGGGGCTCGGTTCGCTGACCCTTGGCATCATGGATGCAGCGGCCAAAGTTGTTGCCGTGGAAATCGATCCGCCGCTGGCCCAGCGCCTGCCGCAGACCATGGCCGAGTTCCGGCCAGGGCGCGAAGAAGACCTCACCGTCATCCTCAGCGACGCCATGAAGGTCACCGAATTACCCGGCAATCCGACATCGCTGGTGGCAAACCTTCCTTACAACGTTGCGGTGCCGGTCGTCCTGCACCTGTTGGAACACTTCCCGTCCATCCGCAACGGCCTGGTGATGGTCCAAGACGAAGTCGCCGACCGCATGAGCGCCACCCCGGGCAACAAGATCTACGGCATCCCGTCGGTCAAGGGCGCCTGGTATGGCACCATGCGCAAAGCCGGGGTCATCGGCATGAACGTCTTCTGGCCAGCGCCGAAGATCCATTCCGGTCTGGTGTCCTTCACCCGCGACAAGGACCGCAGCGACGCCCCGGATCGCAAAGAAGTTTTCGCCATCGTTGACGCCGCTTTTGCCCAGCGCCG encodes:
- a CDS encoding resuscitation-promoting factor; the encoded protein is MTHLLKKSWVKYLAQALAVAVVIAGAVFYVAGQKSVVISVDGEAQEVTTRAATVSALLDQQEISLDERDEISASLDSNLSDDQKIDIKRNKSVEVTVDGAERVVHTTGMTVADVVNQLDLEKGSEVSLDEDMQLSALSDELEVITPKDLTLIVDDKKKTVATTASTVKELLAEQNVKVDDNDEINVKVDDETDKNVKDSTGIKAGVEVEVIEVNVKTWDETRDIDFDVEKVNDKSLDKGETKVKTEGKKGERELTLRQETRNGEKGEEEVLKSKVTKQPVAEVIRVGTKEEKKEESSSKPSTSTGNISATWKALAKCESGGNWSINSGNGYYGGLQFSASSWRAVGGTKYAPLPHQASPQEQIAAAEVLRASGGWGHWPACSSKLGLR
- a CDS encoding NAD-dependent succinate-semialdehyde dehydrogenase, which gives rise to MSITAQREAELLAKVPTGLLINGEWRDASDGGTFDVLDPATGEKLLTLASATSEDAMAALDAADAVQAEWALTAPRERAEILRRAFDLVTERKDDFALLMSLEMGKPLAEAYGEVTYGAEFLRWFSEETVRHYGRYVTTPEGKNKVLVHHKPVGPCLLITPWNFPLAMATRKVGPAVAAGCTMVLKPAKLTPLTSQLFAATMMEAGLPAGVLNVVSGASASKISGPLMQDDRLRKVSFTGSTPVGKQLMKDAADKVLRTSMELGGNAPFIVFEDADLDAAVEGAMAAKMRNMGEACTAANRFLVHADVAEEFTAKFAEAMKALKPGRGTEEGTTVGPLVEEKARDEVHALVEAAVSAGATAVTGGAPVEGPGYFYQPTVLANVANDAKILTQEIFGPVAPVTTFTSEEEAIKLANSTEYGLASYIYSQDFNRMFRVSEQIEFGLVGFNAGVISNAAAPFGGVKQSGLGREGGAEGLGEYTTVQYIGIADPYAAKK
- a CDS encoding TatD family hydrolase, giving the protein MSKKKSDTDVNRVPEAYRPSEAEESAGPEGRARKTRNEQGGSKRNLHYPEAPEALPIAVVDNHTHLDFLDGTVNVSARDALAAAEAVGVKGLIQVGCDVPSSEYAVQVANEYASILAAVAIHPNDAARLAEAGELESALERIEELASDPRVRALGETGLDYFRTGEDGRGAQEQSFREHLRIAAGLGKAVQIHDRDAHDDVVRILKSSQLPPKVVFHCFSGDERLAKICNDNGWYMSFSGTVTFKNSHDLRAALNLADPQLLLVETDAPFLTPHPFRGRPNASYMIPYTTRFMAETKGVELAEFCARIDANTREVYGEF
- a CDS encoding transglutaminase TgpA family protein yields the protein MTSQLAGAPSPRETEEQKSLTLEQAPPVENLLPRILASLCLALAVLAGMASLTGVVEGTSWFPYLVLPNIALHLACGAIRSVRVVRWLAIPAAVLIAVAAIMRHDVMTANSYGFPALQWFRSSLSEAGLQLATQVPPVASSIHVDFGILVLSLGVSLAVELLASFRRTALLVIIPLSFAPIVASLFKQQGAGIGYLSLMVLGILAYAALVPHAFAKASPRPGRRKLLEPKTLGVFGITALACVGSLIAASLWMPGFRTGMFPEGQRPSGDLLANNVDPLINLGRDLRSNGSDPFLTYYTSASKAPYLRTQVIMELTNERWEPTEDLFHTDYSGDVAVNNNFSLLSSSEEIVQMTWPRGNRNPLLPLPDRSNLVSGIQGDWQWTLETSVARLSGDALGATGDITVAYAPLNITPEMVEYLDQRRIGTNDFISSDYTQLPQNSDNALQPMLEQALEEAYDQGSTPRTNLEKAVALQDFFRSGNFVYSERTPLREGYDGANAEVVKAFLNRRQGYCVHFASAMALLAREAGIPSRIAVGYAPGVATGETITVDNSDAATSLASLLEPGTELKGYEVSGQQAHAWPELYLDGLGWVPFEPTPGRGYTPTYAPGPTSTAAPQESTAPEVPTSRSTPPRSESPDPTPQATTGSSARDGSTAIWLAPLAILLAAAGLCVGPWLRQRTRQKRLDLVRSGAPDAAQALWAELLSVGMDAGVEAGVHESVGDYLVRLADDHPRLAKPLQLLQAAIEQSFYAGRHVPAGDAPELLDALHEVQSQLRGELPAGRRILSFLFPRSLRSTPGKRATADGAKK
- a CDS encoding AAA family ATPase codes for the protein MSANPTMPSLDSTFQTNCQRIFDAVQSVINGKPEAIISALTVLLAQGHLLLEDVPGVGKTMLAKSLAKSVNGSVHRIQFTPDLLPSDVTGVSVYSPQTHEFTFHPGPIFANIVIADEINRANAKTQSALLECMEESQVTVDSITHSLEQPFMVIATQNPVDSEGTFALPEAQRDRFMGRISLGYPQREAEISMIAGHHHHEPLETLASVLQLADLRQMIEQVSSITVTARLSSYVVDLGRASRNHPQVELGASPRALIQWVRAAKAHAAVNGRDHVLPEDVRSVAQMVLNHRLILTRRAIADGVEVQDLIQELLSSTPVS
- the rsmA gene encoding 16S rRNA (adenine(1518)-N(6)/adenine(1519)-N(6))-dimethyltransferase RsmA; the encoded protein is MSKESLPLLGATEIRRLAEELGIRPTKTLGQNFVIDGNTIRRIVAAANVDPAETVLEVGPGLGSLTLGIMDAAAKVVAVEIDPPLAQRLPQTMAEFRPGREEDLTVILSDAMKVTELPGNPTSLVANLPYNVAVPVVLHLLEHFPSIRNGLVMVQDEVADRMSATPGNKIYGIPSVKGAWYGTMRKAGVIGMNVFWPAPKIHSGLVSFTRDKDRSDAPDRKEVFAIVDAAFAQRRKTLRAALSGWAGSGVRAEKILVAAGIDPKERGEKLDIEQYIDIARAAQGVPAEPSASEA
- a CDS encoding DUF58 domain-containing protein, coding for MEKIPRFDSRNALSWVRSENSTPAILRRLRLDLFTVRGWCVLGAGIFLVFLAFMFGRHELMALGISLVVLAGISWALALGLRGRTRIQRQLLSTVPSAGEVCKVQLHCLEPATIQEQLPEGFGRGPMLDTPGELEYELIFGRRGIHQLGPAQQIVSDTLGLVRGMVNTGDTLEVPVRAELMDLHRLASLGEQMLTGDARHSRSTTADYYDVAIRDYQQGDSIRQVHWKASARQGKLMVRQENHVATAQALLILDTKFEHWCHSGVDLRLSIPGGSNEDLPSSRRFETALSLASGIGLRYSTGGYQLSFRDLSGAPLTSQHRQATSDAAADSDFDSFHAATAELALDASGPDTDASELFGDGLHKELLGFRDEPVIMIFGELTVAQARWLATLARTVRLAEVFILVAHPERYDSVQQELAGTGWKVHLLPGTMGAAGMWGG